TGATTGGCGCGATATGGGGTGCGTTGCAGGCGCGCAGCATTCAGCAGAATCGGTCTTTTCTCGCTGATAAAAAAGACGCGCAAATTGCCAGTTCGCTCCTGTCGGTGACAGATGATCCCCTGATGGTGCGCGGTCTCGCATCTCGGCATTACGATGGCGAGGGGATTTCGGCAAAGCGCAGGTGTGTCGTCGATCAGGGCGTCTTGCAAATGTATTATGTCGATACGTATTACGGGCGCAAACTCGGCTGGGAGCCTACAACTGGAATGTCGTCTAATCTCGTTTTTGCACCGGGCGATAAAGATCTCAATGGCCTGATTGCAGAGATCGAGGATGGCTTTCACGTCACGTCCTGGCTCGGCGGCAATGCCGATACGACGACTGGGGATTTCTCTTATGGTTTTCGCGGCTTTCGCATTGCCAACGGGCAGAAGACGGGTGCGGTATCGGAAATGAATATCGCTGGCAATTTTCTCGATTTGTTGCAAAATCTCGTCGCCGTGGGCAATGATCCCAATGTCTATTCCAGCGTGCAAACGCCTACTCTAATTTTTGACAATGTGGCGTTTAGCGGAAAGTAAAAAGAGTGGCATTAGAGAGGGTAAATAATGTCTGCCGCGTCAAAAACGTCGCGCCATATTGCATTGGATATCCTCTGTCGCGTTGAACGGGGCGCTTATCTCGACCGTTTGCTCGACGCGCAGCGCGAGCATATCCGCGGTCCCGATGGCGATTTGCTTCACCATCTCGTGCGGGGTACGCTGACCTATCGGGCGCGTCTCGACCATATTTTGACGCCCTATCTCAAAAAATCCCTGTCCAGACAGCACGCAAAACTCCGCAATCTCCTGCGCCTCGGTGTTTACCAACTCCAGTATCTCGACCGCGTGCCGCCTTATGCGGTTGTTTCTGAATCCGTTATTCTCGCCCGTCACATTCTCGGGGAGCCGGTCGCCAGACTGGTCAATGCGGTGTTGCGCGGTGTGGCCGAGAATCGCAAGCCTGTTGTTTTTCCCGATTTTGATAGCGATCCCGTTGAGTATCTCGCCATTATGACATCACATCCCCAATGGCTCGTCGCGCGGTGGATCAAACGCTATGGCGTGGATGAGACACGCGCCCTGTGTGAATTTAATAATGCCCAACCTACCCTGACCATTCGCCCCAATGCGTTGCGAACGACGTCCGATGCTTTGCGCGATCAACTCGCTCTCGAAGGGATTGACACCGAATTTGCAGCATCCAATCTCCTCGCTGTATCCCAGGTGGGTCATCTTTTTCAGAGCAGGGCTTATTGCGATGGTCTCTTTAGCGTTCAAGGCGCAGGGGCTGCAATGGTTGTTCCCCTGCTCGATCCCCAACCCGGCGAGGCTGTTCTCGATTTGTGCAGTGCGCCCGGCGGCAAAACCACTGCTATGGCCGAGCGTATGAAAAATCGGGGTTTTATTCTCGCTACAGATCTCTATCCGCGTCGCCTCGAAATGCTAAAAAAAAACACGCACCGACTCGGGATTACATGTGTTTACCCTCTCGCTGTCGATGCGCGTTGTCTGGCTGTGAATCGCTTATTTGATCGGGTTCTGGTCGATGTGCCCTGTTCCTCGCTGGGTATTCTGAATCACCATCCCGACCTGCGCTGGCGAAAATTCGATATTCACGGTCTTGCGCGCTTGCAGCGTACTCTTCTCGATAGCGCTGCCGATTACGTGCGCCCGGGCGGCGTTCTGGTTTACAGCACTTGCACGCTTGAACCGGAGGAAAATGAGCGCGTTGTCGAAGGCTTTTTAAGCGATCATCCGGGCTTTCGAGTGACCCATCCCTATTTGCAATTGCTGCCCCATCAAACTGGTAATGACGGTGTTTTTGCCGTGCGGTTGAAGCGCTCTGTTTAGACCAACTCGTAGTGTCTGGAGTCAGGTGGAGGCACTGGCCGGGCATCTTCGGTGTTGATGCTCCAGTCGGCCAGTCGCAGTCGCATGGCGGCGAGGGCGTCGCGATGTTGATCTTCGTCGATTACATTGACCAGTTCGCCTGGATCGGCGACGAGGTCGTAGAGTTCGTCGCGGTCTCCCATGGGGTCGTGGACGTACTTCCACTCACGGGTGCGGACCATTTTGCACCGACCGGCTGCCTCGCGCCACTGCAAGGTGTCAATCAGGGTTTTGCGGCCCCAGGGTTGAGGTAGCTTTTCCAGGTCGGGCATGGTAAAGAGCGGTCCCCCGCTTCCGTATTCGGAAAAGGTCGCGTCCCTGGGTGCGGCTGCGGTTACAGTGGGTAGGGGTATTCCGTGCATGGCATGCGGCTGCGCCAGCCCTTGCAAGTGTAGCAACGTGGGCACGACATCAATCAGATTGGCCATGCTTTGATCGCGCACCCCGGCGGTGACCTGTCCGGGCCAGGAGACGATCAGCGGCACCCGCGTCAGGCTGTCGTAGAAGACCCCGCCTTTGCACTGCATGGCGTGTTCTCCCATAAAGTCGCCGTGGTCCGAACAAAAGACCACAATTGTTTGCTCTCGCAGCCCCAGTGCGTCGAGTTTGTCGAGTATTTGGCCGAGTGCGTCGTCGATAAAGCGCACCATGCCAAAATACGAGGCCATAACGCCGTAAACGTCTTCAATTGGATCGCGGTGCATCCCCAGCATCTGGTAGAGCACGCGGTTGCGTTCGGGTGCGCGCTCGTCGTCGAATTCGCCGTTGCGCCAGGGGGGAAGGTCAATATTTTCGGGCGGAAACAAGGCCGCGTACTCGGCCGGACACAGCCAGGACTCGTGTGGATCGGGAAAGGAGACCCACAGGGCAAAGGGTTGGTCTTGGTACTTTTCGATAAAGCGCGTCGTCTGTCCGGCGATCAGGCCGGTGGAGTGATCCTCCAACGGCAACTCGGAGGTGCCGTAGCTGAAGCGGGGGTTCTGATGGGCGAGCTGGCGATTTTCGGCGGCGACCTTGCGTCGGCCTTCTGCCGGGCGGAACCAGTCCATGCCCCGCGTCTCTTCGCCGCTACCACCGTGGGTACCGGGGTTCCACACGTCGAAGAGGGCCAAATCCTCCTCCTGTTCGAAGCAGTGGTTTTTGCCGATCAGGCCCGTGGCGTAGCCCTCTGCTTTCCAGAGTTGCCAGGCGTGTTCGGCACCGGCTGGCATCAAGGTCTGGTTGCGTCGGCCCCCGTGCGAGTGGGGAAATTGCGAAGTCCAAAATGAGATGCGCGCTGGCACGCAGAGGGGGTGCGGGGTGATGGCGTTTTCAAAGAGAACCCCGCTATCTGCTAGGCGTTCCATCGACGGGGTTTGGCAAAAGGTGTTGCCGTAGAGATGGCTGGCCGTGGCGCGCTGTTGATCGGTCATGATTACCAGGATGTTGGGGCGGTCAGTCATGGTGTTCTGCCTCGTTTTTGTTATGCGGCTGCCGACATGGCTTTGCTCAATATCTCCGATGTGCTGGGGCGCATGATTCGGGGATCGACTTGTTCGCCGTTGCTGAGTGTGTCGCGCACTTGAGAGCCTGAGATAAAGACCGGTTGTTCATCGGGGTGATGTTCCATCAAATCCACGCGTCCAAGTGATTCGTAATAGGCGGCAAATCCCACGTTTACGGGCTGAATTTGCAGGTCGCCATTCAGATGATCAAAAATTTCCTGTGCATCGAAGTCTCCCCAGATCGCGCTGCCGTCGTGATAGGGGGCATCGGCGTGTTTGCGGCCGATAATGATGTCGGTAAATCCAAAGTTTTGGCGATAAATGGCATGCATGACGGCTTCTTTGGGTCCGGCGTAGAACATTTTGATGTCCAGCCCGAGCAAAATGACTCTATCCGGTACAGATTCACCGCGTTTTTGCCAGAGTTCCACATCGCTATCCCCTTCGCCCAGTCCCCGAGATGCGATGAGTGCTTCGTAAGTTTGCATGCGAATCTCTGCGTTCACGTCGTCCGATTTGGTTTCTCCCACGAGGGGATTTAAGCACGCGCCTGCGTTGTGTCCCTGGCGCAGGAGGGTTTCCAAACCATATACCAGTGCGTATTCGTGTGCCCGATGCAGGGCATTGCGCGTTTGAAATGCCACAACGCGGTTCCAGCCTTTTTGTGTCAGGAGGGGTCTGATTTCACGCGGGCTGAGGACGTATTGTCCAAAATGTGGATTTTTGGGTTGGGATAGTACCTGAATTTCGCCGCCGAGGAGATGGGTTTTGTCGGCATCGCCATTCAGGACCATGTCGGCACCGGGATGGTCTGTGCGGTCCGTTAAATATACGCGCTGAAGATATTTGGTTTTGTCCCATTCAAAGATGTCGCTGATGTCCAGTACCGCCACAGTTTCGCCAGATGTGTTTTCCAATGCGACTTTTTGCCCAATCGAAAGGGTTTTGGCGAGGTCGGAACTCACGGGTAGTGATATTGGGATCGTCCAGGCATAGCACTTGCCGCCCACTTCGATGACGGATTCGTCGAGTACTCGATGATATGTTTGTGCATCCATTGGTCCTGTTAGTGGACTCAATCCGCCGTCGCCAAAACGATAGACCGAGGATAGATCTGCATCGCTGACCGGGACACGCGTCAGTCCGTTTGCTCTGGATAAAAATGTTTCAACATCTACTATCAGGCGATTGACCGGTTCGGATAGACCACCGTGGGGTGCAATCAGGGGTGTATCGGACATTTGGATAAACCTCCAGTGTTGTTTTTGATATTCTTGATTCACTAAGTAATGAATATATCTTTGACCTGTTTTCTGTCAAGAAAGAAAGCGGTTTTGGGCTTCTGCTTCTTCAACGCAATTCATCCCACTTGAATTCCAGGCGGATGAGATCTGGGGGCGATTCGCGCAGGTGGAGGGATTTATAGGTTATGATATTGAAATACACTTTTTCGGCGCGCGTTGTGAAATAAGGCATCGCATAATACCCGTCGGGTACAACTGCGCCTTCGTAATTGTCCAGTATGGCATAGGTGAGGATGTCGAGTGATTCGGGATCAAATTTGAATAGACACAGTTTCATGCCGCGTATCGATTTCATGTAATTTCTACCGATAAAGTAGTAGTTGCCATCTCGCTTGAAAAGTCGCGGTCTGCCTATCTGGGCGCGTATGAATTTGTAGGTCTGTGTCAGGTTCACTTCTCTGATTAAGTGGAACGATCTATCGGTAAAATGCATTCGCTGGATGCCGTCCAGACCTCGTGTGTTGAAGATGTATCCGTCTTCATATCGCAGGAAGGATGTTTCATTGATGGGGGCGTTGCCAAAGGCTTTTGTGAGGTTAGCTACAAACTGCCAACTTTTCCCATTGTCATCGGATCGAATCACATCCACATTGGGATTGTTATTTCGATAATGCCGGTAGGGCGTCAGGAGCATCCAGGTCGTTTCGTCCTCTGTCAGAGATTCAAAGGCATAGACATATTCCGTACCGTTGATGGAGCCGAGTTTTTCCCCGCCTTCAAAATGCACGCCATTGTCCGAAGACCGATATGCAAGAAGCCCGAATTTGTCTTTGGAATTTGGGAAATGGGGATCTACGTACAGGCCAATATCGCCATTGGCGAATCGGACAAATTCTCCGTTCTGGATCGTGAATCCATCCAGGTGCGCGACAATTTTCCGATCCGAAATTGTCCCCGTGGTGGGATTGTAGCGAAATATCTCCCAGTCGGCGGCTGGTTCTGTGTTGTGCCGGGTGCCGCGTTTGTAGGCGATCAGGACATTATGCTCGTCCAGAAACAAGAGGTGTGGGGCTTTCACATAAGGCAGTGTCTTTTGTTCTGCGGCTCGTATCAGGATTTCCTGGGTTTTGTAATGAGGTAGAATGGGGATATGAGGTTTCATGGTATTTTTCTACTGGCAGTTGGTACCAAGAAAAAAGGGTATGCCTTGAAGCCATGTCTGAAAGGCAGCATTGAGCGGCGCGCATAGCTCCGTGTCTTGAAAGATGAATTCCTTTAGATTCGTCAGGTTTGTCAGGCTTTGGGGAAGTGGACCCGTCAGGCCATTCTGGTCGAGATACAGTCCCGTGAGGTTGGACAGATTGCTCAATTCAGAGGGGATTGATCCGCTCAATGCATTTCTGGAAAGATACAGGTCCGTGAGGTTGGACAGATTGCCCAATTCGGAGGGGATTGGGCCATGCAACTGATTGTTGGAAAGATTTAATGTTTTGAGGTCGGACAATTTGCCCAATGCCCCGGGAAGTTCGCCCGTTAGATTATTGTTGGCGAGGTCCAGGGCTATGACCCGTTCATTAGAAACCGTGATGCCATGCCAGGTCGAAAGATCACTATCGCTCAGCCAATTTGTTTTGTTCGTCCAGTTTGCTCCGTTGGTTGCGTTGTACAGGGCTACCAGTACATCGCGGTCTGCCGCCAGTGACTGTTCTGGTCCCGTGCTGTTCTTCCCACAACTGAAAAGGAGAAATACCAGCATAATGTAAATGGGAAATGGTCGCATTATGCCATCCTCAAAAAAAGGCTACCGAAAGAACGAAATCGGTGACCTATTATGAGGTTGTTTTCTCTTTTATGTCAATATATAAAAAAACAGGCACTTGCTAGAATGTACGTAAGTGCCTGTTAGATTATGGTGCGCCCACAGGGAATCGAACCCCGAACCTACTGATTAAGAGTCAGTTGCTCTGCCAGTTGAGCTATAGGCGCGTTTTTTATGTACGATTGGAAATGTAAAGAAGCCTTTGTGTGATGTCAAGCCTTGCGAACATAAGTTCCGCTGCGTCCGCCACTTTTTTGTAAGAGACAGATTTCTCCGATGACCATGTTGCGATCTACTGCTTTGCACATGTCGTAAATGGTCAATAGGGCGACACTGACCGCGGTGAGCGCTTCCATTTCGACACCTGTGCGGTCGGGTACGCGCACGGTTGCACGCACTATAATGCTCGCGTTTTCGGTCTCAAAGTTGAGTTCGACGCCCGTAATGCCCAGCGGGTGACACATTGGGATGAGGTCAGAGGTGCGCTTGGCAGCCATGATGCCCGCAATGCGTGCGGTTTCCAGCACATTGCCTTTGGGTATGTTTCCCCCGGTGATGAGTTGCAGGGTTTCGGGCCGCATTTCAATTTTGCCCGATGCGATCGCCTCGCGGTCTGTCACATCTTTATCTGTGACATCCACCATCTTTACGGATCCCTGTTCGTCAATATGTGTCAATTTTGCCATGATCTTTTACCAGCTATTTAATAAAATGAGGTCTAATTCAGTTCCCGCACGCACATGGGCATCTTCGGCGTTGACCACGAATAAGCTGTTTGCGCGGGCCATTGAAAACAGGTCCGCCGAGCCGTGGTGCCCGACCCAGGAGCTTTCCCATATGCCGTTTTTGCTCGGAACACTGTGCGCGGGTACAAATTGCTTTCGCCCGGGCGTTTGTCGAAAGTCGGCACTGAGCACTGTGCGGACGGTGGGGAGGTGTACATCTGTCATGCACTGCATTTTTCTGATTGCAGGGCGCATGAGCAATTCCAGGCCGACTACAGAAGATACTGGATTGCCGGGTAAGCCAAAGACCTGTCGCGGACCTTTTACGCCAAATGTCAGGGGTTTGCCGGGTTTCATGCGGATGCGGTCAAATAGTACTTCGACACCCAGATCTCGCATGCCGTCTTGCACCAGATCGTATTCGCCGGCGGAGACACCACCCGATAGGGCGACGATATCACAGGTCTCCAGACCCTCGCCGATGGTTTGTATCAAGGCATGGATGTCGTCTTCTACTATGCCGAGATAACGCGCCTGCGCCCCCGAGCGCAAGACTTGAGCGACCATCGAGTACCCATTGCTATTTCGAATTTGACCGGGTTTGGGTTTGTGGTGTGGTTCCACCACTTCGCTGCCGGTTGCCACGATGCCGACTACTGGTTGGCGATAGACCTCGATATGGATATGTCCCACAGCGGCGAGAATGCCAACTTCGGGGGGGCGTATGACCGTGTTGGCCTGTAATACGACCTGATTGACGCGCACATCTTCGCCGAGGCGGGCGATATTTCTGCCTGTTTCCGTGGTGTCGAGCACGCGCACCTTTTTGGCATCTGCGTGTGGTTCTGTGTCTTCGACCATAATTACCGTGTCTGCGCCATCGGGTACGGGTGCGCCTGTCATAATTTGAGAGGCTTGCCCACATTCTACGCGCTTTTGCGGGACTGTGCCCGCTGGGATCTCTTCGATTACATCGAGTATGACCGGTGTATTACTGGATGCGGATGCGATATCTGCTCCCTGAAGGGCATAACCATCCATGAGGGCTTTGTCAAAGGGGGGCATATCGATATCTGAGCGCACATCTTCGGATAAAACGCGCCCGAGCACGTCGTCCAATCCCACGCGGATTTTGTCAATTGGCCGGGTATTTTCCATTACAATGCGGATGGCGTCGTCCATTTCAATCATATTTTACTCCTTGTCTATTTTCCCAATCGCGCATAATATACGCAAACTCGTTCGAAGTATTTGAGATTTTTTTTTTGTTTTTTTCATAGAGTATGTCGATATTTGTTTAACATACTGTGTTCAAAATGACAATATTTTTGACGGGAAAAATCGCGATAGAGTGTATTTTAACTATGAGGAGCAATATGTCCAAGACAGCAATTATTACTGGCGCAGGTACCGGAATTGGTGCGGGCATTGCCATTGCATTTGCCGAAGCGGGCTATAATCTCGCACTCGTGGGTCGGCGTATAGAACCCCTTGAAGAGATAGCCCGGCAATGCGGCTCTGCCAATATCGAGATTTGCGCTGCCGATGTTGCCGACCGCCAGGCGGTTCAATTGCTTGCCGACCAAACGGTCGCGGCATTTGGTTGCATCGATATTTTAGTGAACAACGCGGGCATCAATACCAAAAAACGCCACTTGACCGATATTGCGGATGAAGACTGGGACCGCGTTATGGAGATCAATCTCACGGGTGCTTTTAATGCGTTTCGCGCTGTTTTGCCACAAATGAAAGCGCAAAATGACGGTCTGGTTATCAATGTCTCATCTATGGCTGGCAAAAGAGCGGGTATGATCAGTGGTGTGGCTTATTGCGCGTCCAAATTTGGCATGGCCGCGCTGAATCAATCGATTAATGTCGAGTTTCGAGAGGCGGGTATTCGCGCCTGCTGTATTTATCCCGGAGAAGTCGATACACCTATCTTAGACCACCGCCCCAATCCCGTTTCAGATGAAAAACGCGCGGCCGCTCTTTTGCCCGAAGACATTGCCGCAGCCGCACTTATGGTCGCTCAGATGCCAGACCGCGTCATTGTCGAAGAAATTACCATTTTTCCACGCCGCGTGGTTGGGAGATAGAAGGAGCGTTGTACAACTGGCCGTATCTCAGGCCAGTTCATATCAGTAAGGAAGATAAAATGAAAACCGAAATTATCATTAATGTCGCTTCACACGAGTCGCGAATTGCCATTCTCGAAGATGGGAAACTCGCGGAAATTCTCGTTGAGCGCGCTGAAAGAGAACGCATGGTTGGCGATATTTATCAGGGTGTTGTCACGGCGGTTTTGCCCGGCTTGCAGGCCGCCTTTGTCGATATTGGGCAGGAAAAAGCAGCCTTTTTACACGTCTCAGATATGCCTGGCTCGCCCGGCTCAATGGTCGAGCTCGACTCGGAAGTCCTCGAAGACATTCGGGATCAGAGCAATGGTCAGAGCAAGTTCAGTATTGATGAGCTTGTGTCCAGGGGCCAGGAGGTCATTGTACAGATTAAAAAAGAGTCTATTAACACAAAAGGACCGCGCATTTCTGCTGTGCCATCGCTTGCCGGTCGGTTTATGGTGCTTGTGCCCGATGGCGATAAAGTCGGCGTGTCGCGCAAGATTACCAATTGGCGTGAAAAACGGCGCCTTCGAGATCTCGCGGGCAATATCAAGCCCGAGGGCTTTGGCCTTATTGTGCGTACCGAAGCCAATGGCAAAGGCGATCGGGAACTCGGGCGCGACCTCAAGCAGCTTTTGACCACCTGGAAACGGCTTCAAAAACAGGGAAAGAAGAGTAGCGGGCCCCAGTTGCTTCACAAGGAAGTGGGTATGACGTCTGGCCTTATCCGCGATTTGTTTACGGAGGATGTTCACCGCCTTGTCGTCGATTCGAAGCGCGAATACAAGCAAATTCAGGCATATCTCAAAGGGGTTTCGCCCGAGTTGCGCCGAACCGTGGAATACTACGGCGATACGCGACCGATTTTCGACGCTTTTGGCATTGAGGCTGAAATTGAAAAACTCTCCGAACGAAGGGTCTGGTTCAAAGGCGGTGGTTATCTGGTTATTGATCCGACCGAAGCGCTGGTTGCCATTGATGTCAACAGTGGGCGCAGCGTGGGTAAAGGACGCGCCAGGCAAGATGAGACCGTGTTGAAGACCAATTTGGAGGCTGCCCGAGAAGTTGCCCGACAACTCCGTTTGCGCGATATGGGCGGACTGGTGGTTGTCGATTTTATCGATATGGACCATGCGCGAGATCGCAAGCGCGTGGAAGATGAAATGCGTCAGGCTATTCGCCGCGACCGGTCCAAAATCCGGTATTCACGGATTACAGCGTTTGGGCTGATGGAGATGACCCGCCAGCGGGTGCGTCCCAGTTTGATGTCCACTTATTCTACGCCCTGTCCGCAATGCCATGGTACCGGGCATATTCCGAGTCAGGAGACCGTGTTGTCGCGTATCGAACGCTGGCTCAAACGCTCTCGCGCAGCTGCGCTCGAAAGACGGCTCACTGTGCAGGTTCATCCCACGCTCGGGTTCTATTTGCTCGAAAATCGCAGGGAACGCCTCAAAGCCATTCGCAAATCCACCCGGGTTTGGCTCGATGTCGAGTCGGCTCCGGATTTGAGTGAGGAAGATTATCGCATTTTTTCCAGAAAGCGGAAGATTGATGTGACAAATGAAGTTCAAACTTGACATAAAGTACGACTTCGGATAGATTTAGCCCTCTTTGGATTTCCCGATCCACGCCGGGTCGGGAAGTCTGTTTGAAAATAAAAAGTGGGGGCTGGGGACTGGAGGTTGGGGACTGGAACAATTTCTGGAGGTTTAGTATGTATGCAGTGGTCGATATTGCTGGCAGCCAATACAAGGTGCAAGAGGGCGATCATATCCGCGTGGCCCGGCTCGATGCCGAGGCGGGGGATTCACTCACTTTGCCCGATGTGTTGCTCTTAGGTGGCAGCGATGAAATCAAAGTGGGTACGCCTCAAGTTGAAGGGGCTGCCGTCGAAGTGAGTGTTAAAGGGCATAGTCTTGCAGATAAAGTCACGGTTTTTAAGATGAAGCGCCGCAAAAATTACCGGCGCAAGAGAGGGCATCGGCAATCTTATACCGATCTTCAGGTTGAAAAAATTGTAGCGGAAAGCTAAAATCGAGGAGGCTTTTCATGGCACACAAAAAAGGTGTTGGCAGTTCGAGAAATGGCAGAGATAGCGCGGGAAGACGCCTGGGTGTGAAATCCCCTGGTGGTCAGGTTGTCTCTGCAGGGACGATTATTATGCGCCAGCGCGGCACAAAAATTCACCCGGGCAATAATGTTAAGAAGGGTAAAGACGATACGCTGTATTCGGTCATCGACGGGCGCGTCAAATTTGAGCATCTCGGTAAGAAGCGCAAGAAGGTGAGTGTTTACGCGTAAGAGGCGAGAGGCGTGAGGTGAACAAAATTGGGATTGTTGGTGCTGGCAATGTGGGGGCGACTTCTGCACAGCGCATTGCCGAGAGAGAATTGGCCCGCGAGGTTGTGCTTCTCGATGTGGCAGAGGGTATTCCGCAGGGCAAGGGTCTCGATATGGCGGAGTCTGCACCTGTCGAGCGTTTTGATACCCATCTGATTGGCACCAATGACCCCAGCGCGCTTGCAGGATGTGACCTCGTGGTGATTACCGCTGGGCTTGCGCGCAAGCCCGGTATGAGCCGCGATGATTTGCAGGCGACGAATGCCGATATTGTCGGGACGGTGTCCGAGAATGTGCGGGATGTCGCGCCCAATGCCATTGTTATGGTGGTTTCGAATCCGCTGGATGTGATGACGTATGTGGCGTTGCAAAAAACCGGCTTTCCACCACATCGCGTGGTCGGGATGGCCGGTATTCTCGATTCTGCGCGGTTTCGGTTTTTTATTGCCGAGGCACTTGATGTTTCCGTCGAAGATGTGACGGCGTTTGTGCTCGGCGGTCACGGCGATTCTATGGTTCCTCTGCCTCGCTATTCTTCTGTTGCGGGGATTCCTTTGACCGAATTGCTCGATGGTGATACTATTGAGGCGATTGTGCAGAGGACGCGGGATGGCGGTGCAGAGATTGTGGGGCATTTGAAAACAGGGAGTGCGTATTACGCACCGGCTTCAGCGGTTGCCGAGATGACTGCGGCGATTGTGCGCGATAAGAAACGCATTTTGCCCTGTGCAGCGTATCTGACCGGGCAATACGGTATCCACGATCTTTTTGTGGGTGTGCCCATAAAGCTCGGCGCCCAGGGCGTTGAGAGCATTATCGAAATTGGTCTGACACCAGAAGAGACCGCAGCCCTGCAAAAATCCGCCGACGAGGTGCGAGAAAATATTGCGAAACTCGAGTTGTGAGAGTTGACAGAATAAAATAAAAGCGGTTTCACAATCAGCCCGTTCAATCTCCCCAATAGAAGGGTAGTTGGACGGGCTTTTATCTTATGTGCAAAAAATGAGAGGACGATCAAATGCAAGATAGCCAAGTCAATCGCATTCCCAACTTTATCTGGGGCATTGCCGACGATGTGTTGCGAGATCTGTACGTGCGGGGCAAGTACCGCGATATTATCCTGCCGATGACGGTGATTCGGAGGCTGGATGCGGCGCTTGAGCCGACCAAGCAGGCTGTTCTCACTATGCGAACCAGACTGGACGAGGATGGCGTTATTGAGCAGGAGGCCGCTTTGAAGCAGGCTGCCGGGCACGCTTTTTACAACGCATCTCCATTTACTTTGCGCGATCTTCGCTCTCGCGCCAACAGGCAGCAACTTCGGGCTGACTTTGAGGCATATCTGGACGGATTTTCGTCCAATGTGCAGGATATTTTGAAGAATTTCGAGTTTCGCAA
The nucleotide sequence above comes from Gemmatimonadota bacterium. Encoded proteins:
- a CDS encoding sulfate adenylyltransferase; this translates as MSDTPLIAPHGGLSEPVNRLIVDVETFLSRANGLTRVPVSDADLSSVYRFGDGGLSPLTGPMDAQTYHRVLDESVIEVGGKCYAWTIPISLPVSSDLAKTLSIGQKVALENTSGETVAVLDISDIFEWDKTKYLQRVYLTDRTDHPGADMVLNGDADKTHLLGGEIQVLSQPKNPHFGQYVLSPREIRPLLTQKGWNRVVAFQTRNALHRAHEYALVYGLETLLRQGHNAGACLNPLVGETKSDDVNAEIRMQTYEALIASRGLGEGDSDVELWQKRGESVPDRVILLGLDIKMFYAGPKEAVMHAIYRQNFGFTDIIIGRKHADAPYHDGSAIWGDFDAQEIFDHLNGDLQIQPVNVGFAAYYESLGRVDLMEHHPDEQPVFISGSQVRDTLSNGEQVDPRIMRPSTSEILSKAMSAAA
- the rsmB gene encoding 16S rRNA (cytosine(967)-C(5))-methyltransferase RsmB, with amino-acid sequence MSAASKTSRHIALDILCRVERGAYLDRLLDAQREHIRGPDGDLLHHLVRGTLTYRARLDHILTPYLKKSLSRQHAKLRNLLRLGVYQLQYLDRVPPYAVVSESVILARHILGEPVARLVNAVLRGVAENRKPVVFPDFDSDPVEYLAIMTSHPQWLVARWIKRYGVDETRALCEFNNAQPTLTIRPNALRTTSDALRDQLALEGIDTEFAASNLLAVSQVGHLFQSRAYCDGLFSVQGAGAAMVVPLLDPQPGEAVLDLCSAPGGKTTAMAERMKNRGFILATDLYPRRLEMLKKNTHRLGITCVYPLAVDARCLAVNRLFDRVLVDVPCSSLGILNHHPDLRWRKFDIHGLARLQRTLLDSAADYVRPGGVLVYSTCTLEPEENERVVEGFLSDHPGFRVTHPYLQLLPHQTGNDGVFAVRLKRSV
- a CDS encoding molybdopterin molybdotransferase MoeA — protein: MIEMDDAIRIVMENTRPIDKIRVGLDDVLGRVLSEDVRSDIDMPPFDKALMDGYALQGADIASASSNTPVILDVIEEIPAGTVPQKRVECGQASQIMTGAPVPDGADTVIMVEDTEPHADAKKVRVLDTTETGRNIARLGEDVRVNQVVLQANTVIRPPEVGILAAVGHIHIEVYRQPVVGIVATGSEVVEPHHKPKPGQIRNSNGYSMVAQVLRSGAQARYLGIVEDDIHALIQTIGEGLETCDIVALSGGVSAGEYDLVQDGMRDLGVEVLFDRIRMKPGKPLTFGVKGPRQVFGLPGNPVSSVVGLELLMRPAIRKMQCMTDVHLPTVRTVLSADFRQTPGRKQFVPAHSVPSKNGIWESSWVGHHGSADLFSMARANSLFVVNAEDAHVRAGTELDLILLNSW
- a CDS encoding sialidase family protein codes for the protein MKPHIPILPHYKTQEILIRAAEQKTLPYVKAPHLLFLDEHNVLIAYKRGTRHNTEPAADWEIFRYNPTTGTISDRKIVAHLDGFTIQNGEFVRFANGDIGLYVDPHFPNSKDKFGLLAYRSSDNGVHFEGGEKLGSINGTEYVYAFESLTEDETTWMLLTPYRHYRNNNPNVDVIRSDDNGKSWQFVANLTKAFGNAPINETSFLRYEDGYIFNTRGLDGIQRMHFTDRSFHLIREVNLTQTYKFIRAQIGRPRLFKRDGNYYFIGRNYMKSIRGMKLCLFKFDPESLDILTYAILDNYEGAVVPDGYYAMPYFTTRAEKVYFNIITYKSLHLRESPPDLIRLEFKWDELR
- a CDS encoding sulfatase-like hydrolase/transferase, with translation MTDRPNILVIMTDQQRATASHLYGNTFCQTPSMERLADSGVLFENAITPHPLCVPARISFWTSQFPHSHGGRRNQTLMPAGAEHAWQLWKAEGYATGLIGKNHCFEQEEDLALFDVWNPGTHGGSGEETRGMDWFRPAEGRRKVAAENRQLAHQNPRFSYGTSELPLEDHSTGLIAGQTTRFIEKYQDQPFALWVSFPDPHESWLCPAEYAALFPPENIDLPPWRNGEFDDERAPERNRVLYQMLGMHRDPIEDVYGVMASYFGMVRFIDDALGQILDKLDALGLREQTIVVFCSDHGDFMGEHAMQCKGGVFYDSLTRVPLIVSWPGQVTAGVRDQSMANLIDVVPTLLHLQGLAQPHAMHGIPLPTVTAAAPRDATFSEYGSGGPLFTMPDLEKLPQPWGRKTLIDTLQWREAAGRCKMVRTREWKYVHDPMGDRDELYDLVADPGELVNVIDEDQHRDALAAMRLRLADWSINTEDARPVPPPDSRHYELV
- the moaC gene encoding cyclic pyranopterin monophosphate synthase MoaC, whose translation is MAKLTHIDEQGSVKMVDVTDKDVTDREAIASGKIEMRPETLQLITGGNIPKGNVLETARIAGIMAAKRTSDLIPMCHPLGITGVELNFETENASIIVRATVRVPDRTGVEMEALTAVSVALLTIYDMCKAVDRNMVIGEICLLQKSGGRSGTYVRKA
- a CDS encoding leucine-rich repeat domain-containing protein, which gives rise to MRPFPIYIMLVFLLFSCGKNSTGPEQSLAADRDVLVALYNATNGANWTNKTNWLSDSDLSTWHGITVSNERVIALDLANNNLTGELPGALGKLSDLKTLNLSNNQLHGPIPSELGNLSNLTDLYLSRNALSGSIPSELSNLSNLTGLYLDQNGLTGPLPQSLTNLTNLKEFIFQDTELCAPLNAAFQTWLQGIPFFLGTNCQ